From Chloracidobacterium thermophilum B:
ATTTCCGGGCGTGGGTCGAATTTGCGGGCCCTGGCCGAAGCTATCCGGCAGGGGCGTCTCCGGGCTACGTTGGCGGCCGTCATCAGCAACCGCGCAGATGCCCCAGGGCTGAATTTTGCCACGGAGCAGGGAATCCCAACGCATGTGGTCTCGCACGTCGGGTTGTCGCGCGCTGAGCACTCAGCCGCTTTGCTTGAGGTCATCCGTCCCTATAACCCCCGGTTCATCTGTCTGGCCGGCTTTATGCGGTTGTTAGCTCCGTCGTTTATCCAGGCTTTCCTACACCGCGTTGTCAACATTCACCCGTCGTTGCTCCCGGCTTTTCCCGGTTTGGACGCCCAACGTCAGGCGCTTGACTATGGTGTGAAAGTCTCCGGCTGTACCGTCCACCTCGTGGACGAGGAACTCGACCACGGCCCCATCGTCATGCAGTCGGCCGTGCCGGTCCTCGATGACGATACGCCGGAAACCCTGGCCACGCGCATCCTGGCCGCCGAGCACAAAACCTATCCGGCGGCTATTGAGCGATTGCTGTACGAACCCTGGACACTGGAAGGACGCCGTGTTGTCTTTCAGTCGGCACAGGGTCAGTCGTCCCAGGGAATATAGGCTTCGTAGTACGGGATTTGACGCGGCGGAATCCGGCGGGCAAACAGCCAGACCAGTGTCAAACCGGTCACAAAGCCGCCGATATGCGCCCACCAGGCTGTGCCGCCGCTCTGCGCCGTTTCAACGCTCAGCGTGGCAATGCCGGAAGCCAGGTTTTGCAGAATCCAGATACCGAGAAACACCCAGGCCGGGACTTCAAAGGTGTAGAGCAGGATGAAAATCGGCACCAGAACCAACACACGCGCATGTGGGTAGAGGCAGATGTAAGCACCCAGTACGCCGGCAATGGCGCCGCTTGCGCCGAGGCTTGGAATGTGACTGGTCGGGTCGGAGACAATGTGCGCCCCGGAGGCCGTAAGACCACACAGCAGGTAAAACACCAGGTACTTGACGTGTCCCATGCGGTCTTCGACGTTGTCGCCGAAAATCCACAGGTAGAGCATATTCCCCAAAAAATGAAGCCAGCCCCCGTGCAAAAACATCGAGGTGAACAGGGGAACGATGAGATCAGAAAGCTCGATGCGTCCCTGATTGTAGGGGCTGAAGTAGAGAAAGTATTCGTAGGGCTGGACGGCAAACTGGTAAAAGAACCGCTGAAGTTGCCGTTCGGTCAGCAGCAGCTCAAAGGCAAACGCCCCGGCATTCGCCACAATGATGCCAAGGGTGACAAATGGGAAGCGGCTCGATGGCACGTCATCGTGAATCGGAATCATCGGGCGTGCTTCTCCCTGCGTTCTGTCAGTGTGACACCGTTTGGGAAAACCTTATGGAAAGCCATAACATTCTGCTTCACGGACTGGCCCGTCCGCGGGCGAACTATCCCCATGCGCGGCGGGTCGGGAATTTCATTTTTGTCTCCGGGCTGTCGTCGCGGCAGCCGGACGACTCAATTGCCGGCATAACCCGTACGCCTGACGGGCGCATCATACGTGACATCGCCCGGCAAACCGAAGCTGTCATTGAAAACCTGCGGCTTGTCCTGCAGGCGGCCGGAGCTGACCTGGCGCAGGTAGTGGATGTGACCGTGTTTCTGGTGGACATGGCCGACTACGCGGCGTTCAACGCCGTGTATGACCGCTACTTTACGGCTGAAACCGGCCCGACCAGAACGACCGTGGCCGTACGCGAGCTGCCGCATCCGGATTTGCTCATCGAAATAAAAGCCGTGGCCTCTGTGCCTGCGCCCTAGTGCCGGTGCGGTTGGGCTATGAAGTCAGGTCGGAGACGAGGCGTGCCAGCCAGGGTTGCCGGTGATGCTCCCGGACGGCTGCTCCAATCCGCTTCATCCACTGGAGTTCTTCTTCTGACATCGGGCCGCGGTCAAGGGCGGTAAAGGCGGCTTCGAGTTCCTGGGCGTCTTTCGGCCCGGCCAGACAGACATCGACATTTGGGTTGGTTAGTACAAAACGGTAACAGTCAGCCGCAGTCGGCGTCGGTTCGCCCTTTGGTGTCAGGCGCGCATCGAGCAGCGAGCCCCAGCGCGTGGCGGTGTAAGCCACCACACCTACCCGGCGCTGGCTGAGGTAGGGAAAGACTTCGGTTTCAGCGCCGGGATGCGCGGCGTTGTACCGCACCATGATGGCATCGAACACCGGCTCACCGATGAAGGCTTTGAACATCTGCCGCTCGTGGCAGGAGATCATAATCGAACGTACCCGGCCGGACTCTTTGAGCCGCAGGGCGGCGTCGCGGATGCGGGGCGGCGGCATGTCATTCCACCAGCCCAGAAGCAGAACGTCGGCATAGTCGGTGTCGAGTTCCCGCAGGGCGGATTCGAGCGCAGGCTTCATCAGAAAACCGACGCGGGTGTACGTCTGCACGACGATGACGAGCCGTTCCCGGTCGCGCGCTGCCAGACGGCGGATGGCCTTGCCAAAGTCAGGACGCTGGATGGAACCCCAGTAGAGGTAGTTGATGCCGCGTTCGTAGGCGGCTTCGACTTCACGCGCGCCAATGCCGTAGCTCGAACCAAGCCCAATCCGGCTGACCTGCAAGCCGGTGTTGCCAAGCGGGACTCTTTCCAAAGCGGACACCATCGTTTTGGTCGGATGTCGGTAATCCGTAAAGCCGAGGACAAGAGAGGGCTGGAAAAATAGTGGGACTTGTAGGATTCGAACCTACAACCAACGGATTATGAGTCCGCCCACGGGGGCGTTGAACAGTATTCATGCCGCCCCCGGAAAGTCAACAAAAATCAACATTACCCCTTGCTTTTCCAGTAGTTTGCGGCGATACTTGCGTTGAACCGGATTGAACGGTTTTGAGCAAAAGTGGCTGGATGGTGGCTGGATGGTGGCTGGATGGTGGCTGGATGGCCGACACCCGGATTCGGGCGGATGACACCCGGACACATATCCGCTGCCCGGAAAGGAACAGGTTATGGAGCGTGTGCGGTTGACGGCGGGCAGGGTGCAGACTTTTACCTGCCCCAAAGGGAAAAGGCAGGCTTTTCTGCGCGACAGCGAAGTGCCAAGCCTGGCGTTGCGGGTGACGGCGAATGGCAGCCGCGCCTACGTTTTCGAGAGAAAGCTGAACCGGCACACCATTCAAATGACCATCGGCAGCCCGGCGAACTGGACAATCGAGGACGCGCGCGCACGGGCAAGGGAACTGGCGTCGCTGGTTGACCGGGGCGTTGACCCAAGAACGGAGCTGGAAAAGCAGCGGCAGGAAGCCGAAGCCGCCCGTGTCCGGCGCCAGGCAGCCGAAGTCTGTGCGCTGGAAGTCTGGCACGCTTATTGCCACAGCCGGCGCGCCGTGTGGGGCGAACGCCACTACCTTGACCATCTTCGTATGGCTGCTCCGGGGGGCGAACCCCGGAAAAAGGGCGAAGGCGTCACCCAACCAGGGCCGCTTTACGCGCTGCTCAATCAACCGCTGGCACGTCTCACCCCCGAAGCCGTCGAAGCGTGGGCCGCCCGGAACGCCCATCGCCCAACGCAAGCCCGTCTCGGATTGCGCCTGCTCAAGGCTTTCCTGAACTGGTGCCGCGCGCAGGCGTCCTACGGGGCGGTGCTACCCGCCGAAAACCCGGCCCACAGCCGCAAGGCGCGCGAAACCCTGGGGACGCCCAAAGCCAAAGACGACTGCCTGCAACGGGAGCAGCTTGCGCCGTGGTTCGAGAAGGTACGCCAGCAACATCCGACGGTAGCCGCGTACCTGCAAGCCCTGCTGCTGACAGGCGCCCGTTCCGGTGAACTGCTCGAACTGACGTGGGACGACGTGGATTTCCAATGGCGGACGCTTACCATCCGGGACAAGGTGGAAGGGGAGCGGACGATTCCGTTGACCCCGTACGTTGCCCGTCTGCTGGCGGCACTCCCACGACGGAACCAATGGGTGTTCGCATCGGACAGAACCGATGCCCCCATCAACCGTCCAAGTCACGCCATGGAGCGCGTCTGCCGGCTGGCAGGCATCCCACACGTCACCCTGCACGGGCTGCGCCGTTCGTTCGGGACGCTCTCCGAATGGGTGGAAGCCCCCGTGGGTGTCGTAGCCCAACTTATGGGCCACCGTCCAAGCGCCACAGCCGAACGCCACTATCGCGCCCGCCCGATTGACCTGCTGCGAAAGTGGCACACCGGAATCGAAGGCTGGATTCTCGAACAGGCCGGCATCGAACAGCCGCCGGCGGAAGCGAACCCGGCAAAACTCCGGGTGGTGAGGTAAACTCCGACCGTCGCACCTAGCCGGCGGCTGATCACCCCGGCGAACAGCGGGAACCCTTCGCCCGCCGGTGCGACACCCCATCGAAGGGCTGCACTGGAAGGGGGTGCTTTATGGCGTATCCGTCATGGGTGCCGGCTGGCGTTGCGCAGAGGGTTGAAGCCCTTGTGGAAGGATGGCGCAGAAGTGAGGAACACATAAGACTCCGGTTGGCTGACATTGCTATCAAAGCCAACATCAGGCGCGGGAGAAGGCCCCACAGCCTGCAAAGCGCGTGTAAGCGCATGCAAAAGCTCCTGCAAGACCGCCTGCAAGCCCGCATTGACAATATCCGCGACGACATAGCCTGCATCGAGCGTCTGACTCGAAGCCATAACGACGGACGTGACTATGACAGACAGGAGCTTTACGGGAGATGGCTGTCTGGTCTCGACGACCGCAAAGTGGTCATGTTTCTCCTTGCGGCCTGTGAGGCGGCGCACAACCACACCAGGATACGCCGGCAACTGAGAGAGGCCCGCCTTCTGCGCCAAGAAATCATCAAGGCCGCCAGGGAACTGTCCAGACAAATCAGAACCCTCGAATCGCTGGACGTTGGTATGCCGAAGGAGTTGGTTTCAACGCGCGCGCTACTCAGGATAGCGAACCCTTCTCACCCCGATGACGTTGACGCATGGGAAACCCTGCGCCCGCAAATACTGGGAGACGAGCCGGACTCAATCGTGAAGGTATGCGACGAGCTGGACTCAAGCGCGGAGGTACGCAGCGCGTGGGATTCAGCCCCTGACTTGGCTGACCTGCTTGAGGCTGCGGCTATGGCGGCTGAAAACTACATAACCGCGCCCCTACACTCACGACAGAAGGGTGAGAAAACAGACGCCATCCGGGTTTTTGCAGGCATACTGACCAGGATTTTCAAGTTCGACCTGACGGACCGCATCAAGCACGCAATGGCGGTAGCCGCAACTATAGCCATCAACCGCCCCGACATCGTTGTTACCTACGACAACGTGCGTAAAGCCCTGGACGGCAGACAGCCCCGCCCTGGAAAAGTCGCGCCCGAAAAATAATCGAGTGCTCCACGACAGATTCGGGCTGACGCGGCATCCTGCCCCCGTTCGACGATTGCGAATAAGCGCGAACGGAGGTGCAGTATGCAGAAACTACTCGAAAACGAAACCCGACCGGCAATCCCGACCGGGGAAGCCGCCCGGTTGCTTGGCCGCCGTCCACAGACGCTGCGCCTGTGGGCGTGCCTGGAAAACGGCCCGCTCCGTCCGGTTCGGGTTCACGGCCGCCTGATGTGGCCGGTAGCGGAAATCCGACGATTGCTTGAAGGCAAACCAAACAGCCAGACGCCCGGCGCGGCGAATGGCAAGGCATAAACCCTTTGGGCGTGCCCAAAAGTTTCGACCCGGCACAGGGGAAAGCTGTGACCGGGCCGGGAAAGGAAAAAGGCTTATATGGAAGCTAAATCTAACTGCACGAACGGTCAACTGGAACCGGCGCTGAACAATGCGTCAGGGCGCGGCCGGAGATTCAGGATGACATCGGCTTTCGAGCTGCGGCGCAACCCGCTGTCGCACGATTGGCTGATTCAAGGTTTTCTCGAAGCCAATACGCTCGCCCTTCTGTTCGGCGAACCGGCAGCCGGAAAGTCGCTGCTGGCGCTGGACTGGGCCGCGTCTGTCGCAACCGGACGCGCCTGGTGCGGACGCCAGACCCGGCGGGGGACGGCAATCTACCTGGCGGGCGAAGGCTACCGGGGGCTGGCCCGGCGGCTGGCCGCGTGGGAAAGGGTGAACGGACAGGAATCGTCTCCCGATGTGCCGCTGCTCTTTTCAGAGTGCATTGCCGGACTGCCCGACAGCGTAGGCGCGGTTATCGAGGGCATTGACGCGGTTGCCATCCGGTACGGGAAGCCGCTGCTGGTGGTTATTGACACCTTGGCGCGCTGCTTTACCGGCGATGAGAACAGTGCCGGCGGTATGGGCGGCTTCCTGACCGCGTGCGACGCGATGCGCCTTCGCTATGGCTGCACCGTGCTGATTGTCCATCACTCCGGTCACAGCGATAAGGGGCGCGCGCGCGGCTACTCATCGCTGCCGGCGGCGATGGACGCGATTTACCAACTCGAAACGGAAGGGGAAGGCAGGCGGAAACTGAAATGTTCCAAGGCCAAGGACTTCAGCCCGCCTGCTACCTGCTCCTTCATCATTCAGGAAGTGAAGTTGCCCGATACAGACCAGAGAGGAAAGCCCGTTACGGCGCCGGTACTGAAAGAAGCACCTGCCCTGGCGGAGCTACCCCAAGCAACCGTCAGTCCGGCGTGGCGCCACCCAAGCCGGACTTACCTGAGATAAAGAAAGGAGACTTTGTCGGCCCGTGTATCTATCACATCACTCTCTATCGCGTCAACCGTACCAGCCGGCGCCGGCGCCGGGAAGCACGCTGGACGATGCTTTGCCGGAAATCCGCGCCCGGCTTGGCTGTGCGCCACAGCGGCTGTACGAGACTACTAACGGACGCCCCATCCGCTTCGGACGGGGCAAGTCAGCTTGGGCTTTTGCCCATTACGTAAACGGCACCTGGTTTGTCCACTACGGTGACTGGCGCACCGGGGAACAGTACACGTGGACTTCGCATAGCCAGTACGAGCTGACGGATGTCGAGCGCCGGCGTCACCAAGAAAACCTTCGCCGGTTTCTGGAACAGGAAAGACTGAAGCGGGAAGGTCAGCAGGCGGCGGCGGCCCGTAGCGTGCAGGCGCAATGGGAAGCCCTACCGCCGGCGCCGGCAGACCATCCCTACCTGGTACGCAAAGGCGTCCAGCCGCACGGCATCCGCATCAAAGCCGGCAGTCTTGTCGTGCCGTTGCGTGACATCGCCGGGCAACTGTGGAGCTGGCAGACGATAGACGCTGAAGGCAGGAAGCGGTTCTGCAAGGATGGGCGCACCAGTGGTCTGTTCTTCACCTTCGGCCAACCCGGCCAACTCGAAACCGCTAACACCATCCTGGTCTGCGAAGGATGGGCAACGGGCGCAACGCTGCACGAGTCCACCGGGCGGCCGGTAGTGGCAGCGATGAACGCCGGCAACCTGCTGCCAGTGGTGCAGGCGCTACACGGGAAATACCCGCAATGCCGGCTGGTGATATGCGCCGATGATGACTGGAAAACCGCCGGCAATCCGGGAGTAACCAAAGCCAGAGAGGCAGCCTGCTCTGTCGGGGCGGCGGTTGTCGTTCCGCTTTGGTCAGTGGAGCGCGGCGAAAAGGACACCGACTTCAATGACCTGGCGCTGGCGGAAGGGCGTGAAGCGGTTCAGCGTCTCGTTGAAGCTGCTCTGGCGGCGCCGGAAGGCAGGACAGACAGCGCGACAGACAGCGTGACAGACAACGCGCCGGCGCCGGACGAGACAACCGACAGCGTGCCTGACGTGCCATCACCTGGTGTGCCGGATGACGAGGCGCCGGGCAGAACAAAGGGCAAGGCGTCTGGCAAGGCAAAGAGCAAGGCAGAGGCCAAGGCGCCGGTCAAGGCAGTGCCCGGGCCGGACAAGGCAAAGGTCAAGCCAGAGGACAATGCGCCGGACAAGGCAGAGACTAAGGCGCCGGCCAAAGCGAAGGTCAAGGCAAAGGTCAAGCCAGAGGACAAGGCGCCGGTCAAAGCGAAGGGCAAGGCGCCAGGCAAGGCGAAGGCGAAGGACAGGGCGCCGGATAAGGCAAAGCCAGAGCAGGAAGGGAAGCCAGAGCAGGAAGGGCGGAAGTGGACGTTTCAGGACTCTGTGCTGTTCAACCTGGAAGGGCTGTTTGGCGTGAAGCTCGAAGGCCCGCTGCCTTACGAACAACCCATCCGCTTCCGCACGTCCGGCTTCGGTGAAACCGGCTGGTGCATCCTTTACCGGCTTCCCAGCGGCGCCGAGGCGGCCAAGTACGGCGATCACCTGACAGGTGTTTACCACCAGCAGTTCTCAAAAGACCTCATCAGCCCGCAGGAAAAGCGGCAACTGGAAGCGGAGCTGCACCAGCTAGAGCAGGAAGGGCAGCAACGCCAGGAAGAGGCGCACAGGCAGGCGGCTGAAAAGGCACAGGCGGAATGGGCATCGCTTCTTCCGGCACTCCCTGACCATCCCTACCTGCAAAGCGCCGGCGTCCAGCCCCATGACGCGCGCGTCACGCGGAAGGGCGCGCTGTGCGTACCGTTGCGCGATGCCAGCTGGCAGTTGTGGAACCTGTGGTTCTTCGAGGCGGACGGCAAGACGTGGAAGGTGTCCGGCGGGCGCACCCGTGGACTGTTCGCGCCCTTCGGTGAACGCGCCAGCTTCGAGGCGGCTGAAGCCATCCTGGTCTGTCAGGACTGGCTGACCGGCGCGCTGCTGCACGAGTCCACCGGGCGGCCGGTAGCGGCATCCGACAGGCTGGATGCGACGCTTCAGGCATTGCGCGAATGGCTACCAGAGGTGAAGCTGGCGATATGCGTTGACAATGACCCGGCCGCGCTTGAGGAAGCCGGGATTGCCACCCGGAAAACCGGCGCGGTTGTTATCACGCCACCAAGCGAAGGCGAACCCGTCACCTTCCTTGACCTGGCAGGCACCAGAGGACGGGAAGCGCTACGCCAATTGGTTAGTGACGCATTGCGTCAAAACCCGCGCCCCGGCAAAAACGAGCGTCCCTGCTTCTGGCTGGTTGTAGAGCCGGTGGAAGACCGGGAAGGGA
This genomic window contains:
- the purN gene encoding phosphoribosylglycinamide formyltransferase; the encoded protein is MSERPGLVVLISGRGSNLRALAEAIRQGRLRATLAAVISNRADAPGLNFATEQGIPTHVVSHVGLSRAEHSAALLEVIRPYNPRFICLAGFMRLLAPSFIQAFLHRVVNIHPSLLPAFPGLDAQRQALDYGVKVSGCTVHLVDEELDHGPIVMQSAVPVLDDDTPETLATRILAAEHKTYPAAIERLLYEPWTLEGRRVVFQSAQGQSSQGI
- a CDS encoding rhomboid family intramembrane serine protease, translated to MIPIHDDVPSSRFPFVTLGIIVANAGAFAFELLLTERQLQRFFYQFAVQPYEYFLYFSPYNQGRIELSDLIVPLFTSMFLHGGWLHFLGNMLYLWIFGDNVEDRMGHVKYLVFYLLCGLTASGAHIVSDPTSHIPSLGASGAIAGVLGAYICLYPHARVLVLVPIFILLYTFEVPAWVFLGIWILQNLASGIATLSVETAQSGGTAWWAHIGGFVTGLTLVWLFARRIPPRQIPYYEAYIPWDD
- a CDS encoding RidA family protein, producing the protein MESHNILLHGLARPRANYPHARRVGNFIFVSGLSSRQPDDSIAGITRTPDGRIIRDIARQTEAVIENLRLVLQAAGADLAQVVDVTVFLVDMADYAAFNAVYDRYFTAETGPTRTTVAVRELPHPDLLIEIKAVASVPAP
- a CDS encoding aldo/keto reductase, translating into MVSALERVPLGNTGLQVSRIGLGSSYGIGAREVEAAYERGINYLYWGSIQRPDFGKAIRRLAARDRERLVIVVQTYTRVGFLMKPALESALRELDTDYADVLLLGWWNDMPPPRIRDAALRLKESGRVRSIMISCHERQMFKAFIGEPVFDAIMVRYNAAHPGAETEVFPYLSQRRVGVVAYTATRWGSLLDARLTPKGEPTPTAADCYRFVLTNPNVDVCLAGPKDAQELEAAFTALDRGPMSEEELQWMKRIGAAVREHHRQPWLARLVSDLTS
- a CDS encoding tyrosine-type recombinase/integrase, whose translation is MERVRLTAGRVQTFTCPKGKRQAFLRDSEVPSLALRVTANGSRAYVFERKLNRHTIQMTIGSPANWTIEDARARARELASLVDRGVDPRTELEKQRQEAEAARVRRQAAEVCALEVWHAYCHSRRAVWGERHYLDHLRMAAPGGEPRKKGEGVTQPGPLYALLNQPLARLTPEAVEAWAARNAHRPTQARLGLRLLKAFLNWCRAQASYGAVLPAENPAHSRKARETLGTPKAKDDCLQREQLAPWFEKVRQQHPTVAAYLQALLLTGARSGELLELTWDDVDFQWRTLTIRDKVEGERTIPLTPYVARLLAALPRRNQWVFASDRTDAPINRPSHAMERVCRLAGIPHVTLHGLRRSFGTLSEWVEAPVGVVAQLMGHRPSATAERHYRARPIDLLRKWHTGIEGWILEQAGIEQPPAEANPAKLRVVR
- a CDS encoding MerR family transcriptional regulator, with the protein product MQKLLENETRPAIPTGEAARLLGRRPQTLRLWACLENGPLRPVRVHGRLMWPVAEIRRLLEGKPNSQTPGAANGKA
- a CDS encoding AAA family ATPase, which translates into the protein MEAKSNCTNGQLEPALNNASGRGRRFRMTSAFELRRNPLSHDWLIQGFLEANTLALLFGEPAAGKSLLALDWAASVATGRAWCGRQTRRGTAIYLAGEGYRGLARRLAAWERVNGQESSPDVPLLFSECIAGLPDSVGAVIEGIDAVAIRYGKPLLVVIDTLARCFTGDENSAGGMGGFLTACDAMRLRYGCTVLIVHHSGHSDKGRARGYSSLPAAMDAIYQLETEGEGRRKLKCSKAKDFSPPATCSFIIQEVKLPDTDQRGKPVTAPVLKEAPALAELPQATVSPAWRHPSRTYLR
- a CDS encoding DUF927 domain-containing protein, which encodes MYLSHHSLSRQPYQPAPAPGSTLDDALPEIRARLGCAPQRLYETTNGRPIRFGRGKSAWAFAHYVNGTWFVHYGDWRTGEQYTWTSHSQYELTDVERRRHQENLRRFLEQERLKREGQQAAAARSVQAQWEALPPAPADHPYLVRKGVQPHGIRIKAGSLVVPLRDIAGQLWSWQTIDAEGRKRFCKDGRTSGLFFTFGQPGQLETANTILVCEGWATGATLHESTGRPVVAAMNAGNLLPVVQALHGKYPQCRLVICADDDWKTAGNPGVTKAREAACSVGAAVVVPLWSVERGEKDTDFNDLALAEGREAVQRLVEAALAAPEGRTDSATDSVTDNAPAPDETTDSVPDVPSPGVPDDEAPGRTKGKASGKAKSKAEAKAPVKAVPGPDKAKVKPEDNAPDKAETKAPAKAKVKAKVKPEDKAPVKAKGKAPGKAKAKDRAPDKAKPEQEGKPEQEGRKWTFQDSVLFNLEGLFGVKLEGPLPYEQPIRFRTSGFGETGWCILYRLPSGAEAAKYGDHLTGVYHQQFSKDLISPQEKRQLEAELHQLEQEGQQRQEEAHRQAAEKAQAEWASLLPALPDHPYLQSAGVQPHDARVTRKGALCVPLRDASWQLWNLWFFEADGKTWKVSGGRTRGLFAPFGERASFEAAEAILVCQDWLTGALLHESTGRPVAASDRLDATLQALREWLPEVKLAICVDNDPAALEEAGIATRKTGAVVITPPSEGEPVTFLDLAGTRGREALRQLVSDALRQNPRPGKNERPCFWLVVEPVEDREGKQSRQYKPGVYYFGTKTEKAFGRTVEVPVEAWLCSPIRRKARTIEWPDGAQGVRLDVHDGSGWRDVVLSRRDLASRRHREILLDCGASLEAQSTDAKAWLVEYLQQPMPRREYTTERTGWHGQQYVFPDVTIGKGETILFTGARATDKPLTGGELADWQKSVAALAVGNPLLTFSISLAFAGPLLEPTGHNAVLVQLVGRSTTGKTTCLLAANSVVGPEALVTTWYTTASGLEQKALTHCDGFLALDEIGQVKPDVLDGAIYTLANGTAKQRAKAYEHGVGAVPTQHWRVAALSTGEKTIETLLALDKRNVNAGQAVRFIEIPAEEQYGAFTELHGYESGAALADALRKAVRQYYGTPIRAFLEKLCNDDRDKLNQVLDKCTGRLLEAVKNSGAAPGAQASRVLTSMALVAAAGELATSYGITGWKQGEALEAALHCYRLWARRRAAGTDFETTSIIRQVYDFITEHVDSRFSPIVRGGIPAGNDIPGDEQGDEQAGDDIPGGKSGTVLDTVYVNNPVVHRRAGYYCDLPNGDRLYKFTSRGFQDAVKGFDLRHARDVLKSLGALIPGKDHDSQSVRTGTGYPDKVRVYVISFNALNRALEQVGGCE